From a region of the Coffea eugenioides isolate CCC68of unplaced genomic scaffold, Ceug_1.0 ScVebR1_2109;HRSCAF=3076, whole genome shotgun sequence genome:
- the LOC113756235 gene encoding homeobox-leucine zipper protein PROTODERMAL FACTOR 2-like produces the protein MAKYAGKKFVNNNVGSSSVGPSSSANPEAMIASREWQQNVTKETVVEEELIRLLSGQTIIDKTTTTMLVNLATEELIRMAEIEYPLWIPIIDDKSYLLNQGAYYDMFTGGVWQKIAGFNVEASKGTDMVKINHVNQAKIFMDTDKWLAVFANIVSRVLVVEVISEGSESGSYNGTLLMMIAEYQALTPTIPTRESLFLRCCKQLGEGTRGIVDVSFNNSLSPGPLGKCQRRPSGCIIQGLPNNCSKVIWIEHVQVQAESIQYLGKPFVESGFAFGAPRWISTLTRQSEHLATAMQMNFSPYNDSVVISPKGRKNILKLSEKMMLDFYGGVTSSTAYA, from the exons ATGGCCAAATACGCTGGCAAGAAATTTGTCAATAACAATGTTGGTTCCTCTTCAGTTGGTCCAAGTAGCTCTGCTAATCCTGAGGCTATGATCGCATCCAGAGAATGGCAACAAAATGTTACTAAAGAGACGGTTGTTGAGGAAGAATTAATCAGGCTATTATCTGGACAGACTATCATTGATAAGACAACAACTACTATGCTTGTGAATTTAGCTACGGAGGAACTTATTAGGATGGCTGAAATTGAATATCCTTTATGGATTCCAATCATTGATGATAAGAGCTATCTGCTAAATCAAGGTGCTTACTATGATATGTTCACCGGAGGAGTTTGGCAAAAAATAGCTGGATTTAATGTTGAAGCATCCAAGGGAACCGATATGGTCAAGATAAATCATGTGAATCAAGCGAAGATTTTCATGGATACG GATAAATGGTTAGCTGTATTCGCTAACATTGTTTCAAGGGTTTTAGTTGTAGAGGTGATATCAGAAGGGTCTGAGTCTGGAAGCTACAATGGAACTTTGCTAATG ATGATAGCTGAATATCAAGCCCTCACACCAACTATTCCAACTCGGGAGAGCTTATTCCTAAGATGTTGTAAACAACTAGGTGAAGGTACAAGGGGGATTGTTGATGTTTCTTTTAACAATTCTCTCTCTCCAGGACCATTAGGAAAGTGCCAGAGAAGACCATCCGGTTGTATAATTCAAGGGCTACCAAATAATTGCTCCAAG GTTATATGGATTGAACATGTACAAGTGCAAGCTGAAAGTATTCAGTATTTAGGAAAGCCGTTTGTTGAGTCAGGTTTTGCATTTGGAGCTCCTCGATGGATTTCAACATTGACTAGACAATCTGAACATCTTGCAACTGCAATGCAGATGAATTTCTCTCCTTATAATGATTCTG TGGTTATAAGTCCAAAAGGAAGAAAGAACATCCTAAAGCTGTCTGAAAAGATGATGCTAGATTTTTATGGAGGTGTAACTTCCTCAACTGCATATGCGTGA